From Micromonospora nigra, one genomic window encodes:
- a CDS encoding LOG family protein, protein MPTPPPADIIEPHTRTEIETRADFDRQLATGSLAGLTVQGLRLDLDPVPDLTGVDVTDALFVGCRFATREVGADLVRRRADVVPPFSELPYPTQPTHLYTPEELAAGFAEGGFAGMYDTRVYAHFRAHGGALPEVREALGQRLHDHGVDNALGDATRAWLATHGPQSVVGVMGGHAVPRGSAPYRMAAVLGRELARADRLVVTGGGPGVMEAANLGAYLALRPDEALSEAIDLLGTAPDFTDHDRYTAVALRVRERCGPTVAPPPNGTDPAAASRADSASLAVGELDWARCGGLAIPTWLYGHEPANLFAGRIAKYFSNAIREDTILRLARGGIVFAPGRAGTVQEVFQAATKTYYGTDGASGAYVFLDRAYWTRELPVETLLRPLLAASPFGDLSGTVHLTDDAYEAARLLIGV, encoded by the coding sequence GTGCCGACCCCACCACCCGCGGACATCATCGAGCCGCACACCCGCACCGAGATCGAGACCCGCGCCGACTTCGACCGGCAGCTGGCGACCGGCAGCCTGGCCGGGCTGACCGTGCAGGGCCTGCGACTCGATCTCGACCCCGTACCCGACCTCACCGGGGTCGACGTGACCGACGCGCTCTTCGTGGGCTGCCGGTTCGCCACCCGGGAGGTCGGTGCCGACCTGGTCCGGCGACGCGCCGACGTGGTGCCGCCCTTCTCCGAGCTGCCGTACCCGACCCAGCCCACCCACCTCTACACGCCGGAGGAACTGGCCGCCGGCTTCGCCGAGGGCGGCTTCGCCGGCATGTACGACACCCGGGTGTACGCGCACTTCCGCGCCCACGGCGGGGCGCTGCCGGAGGTGCGGGAGGCGCTCGGCCAGCGGTTGCACGACCACGGGGTGGACAACGCCCTGGGCGACGCCACCCGGGCCTGGCTGGCCACCCACGGGCCGCAGTCGGTGGTGGGCGTGATGGGCGGACACGCGGTGCCGCGCGGCAGCGCGCCGTACCGGATGGCCGCCGTGCTGGGCCGGGAGCTGGCGCGGGCCGACCGGCTGGTGGTCACCGGCGGCGGTCCCGGCGTGATGGAGGCCGCGAACCTGGGGGCGTACCTGGCGCTGCGGCCGGACGAGGCACTGTCCGAGGCGATCGACCTGCTCGGCACCGCGCCCGACTTCACCGACCACGACCGCTACACGGCGGTGGCGCTGCGGGTACGGGAACGGTGCGGCCCGACCGTCGCGCCACCGCCGAACGGCACGGACCCGGCTGCGGCGTCGCGCGCCGACAGCGCCAGCCTGGCGGTCGGGGAACTGGACTGGGCCCGCTGCGGTGGGCTGGCGATCCCCACCTGGCTCTACGGTCACGAGCCGGCCAACCTGTTCGCCGGCCGGATCGCGAAGTACTTCTCCAACGCCATCCGGGAGGACACCATCCTGCGGCTGGCCCGGGGCGGGATCGTGTTCGCGCCGGGCCGGGCCGGCACCGTGCAGGAGGTGTTCCAGGCAGCCACGAAGACGTACTACGGCACCGACGGGGCCAGCGGCGCGTACGTGTTCCTGGATCGCGCGTACTGGACGCGGGAGCTGCCGGTGGAGACGTTGCTGCGCCCGTTGCTGGCGGCCTCGCCGTTCGGCGACCTGTCGGGCACCGTGCACCTGACCGACGACGCGTACGAGGCGGCCCGGCTGCTCATCGGGGTCTAG
- a CDS encoding DUF3151 domain-containing protein — translation MQNLLPEPPATLLPAHDEADAALGAAERAGSDEKFADVAARFPTYSAGWAALAARAFAASQVVPAYAFARTGYHRGLDQLRRSGWKGHGPVPWSHEPNRGFLRCLYLLSRAADAIGEADEAARCAQFLRDCDPAAADALASN, via the coding sequence ATGCAGAACCTGTTGCCTGAGCCTCCCGCCACACTCCTACCTGCCCACGACGAAGCCGACGCCGCTCTGGGCGCGGCCGAGCGGGCCGGCAGCGACGAGAAGTTCGCCGACGTGGCGGCCCGCTTCCCGACCTACAGCGCGGGGTGGGCGGCGCTGGCGGCCCGGGCGTTCGCCGCGAGCCAGGTCGTCCCGGCGTACGCGTTCGCCCGCACCGGCTACCACCGGGGCCTCGACCAGCTGCGCCGCAGCGGCTGGAAGGGGCACGGTCCGGTGCCCTGGTCGCACGAGCCGAACCGGGGCTTCCTGCGCTGCCTCTACCTGCTGTCCCGGGCTGCCGACGCCATCGGCGAGGCCGACGAGGCGGCCCGCTGCGCGCAGTTCCTCCGCGACTGTGATCCCGCCGCCGCAGACGCGCTCGCCAGCAACTGA
- a CDS encoding MinD/ParA family ATP-binding protein, with amino-acid sequence MVDENADRSHTAGQHGVPERDIEPLWPPDQIEAGPGFDAPAWGAPPPSVPGPPAVPPGTGQHPPAVPPSPVDYPSLTDEPPASGWAAGHVGRGTVPPPADGPGPDAPGPYPYGSPAARHGGQPFGGTAVHGGPPVPSASVGPVPPAPAPAPVDLDLPFTLDQPTALTPAGEVVSATDPAAASGGTTEAEPDRDAAAPARPTGPTAGNPVPTAGNPADSPVLAGGSTVPGVGSGSPDAGPSGNDDDRIGDGSAPRAPQSPWAQPPQRTAPETAAPRSADVPPAPTWAAPATYLPTAPDPQVGLTTPDPPRSGLSGAPLPPSPGPPGTPAAATSGTPVAPSPGQPGTPVAGSPGQPGTPATPPPGPAYGSASVPGQQPTPAPPGPFPPQPAWGHPMPWQQGAAGGAPPPGYPPNETARPPAPAYPEPAWNPDAGAAPTAEDFARRRQVRPADPVATMGVRAMVNKTGLVKLAPGRHEQELKRDIETVRRNFGGLRQVTVVNPKGGAGKTVAILLLAMTFGQKRGGYVLAWDNNETQGTLGMRAQQDFHSRTVRDLLRDLGQFHGAHGRVGDLSQYVRSQGEGMFDVLASDESATGGEMLTASAFGEIREVVSRFYKLIFVDTGNNVRAQNWQAAMDATDQLVVTMSARNDSAETAARMLDHLEQSGRQRLVRQAVTVVSMPPSRKEIDLPAIQEHFAARTRAVLLAPYERLIDTGEPIRYNQLSAATRDAWLKIAASVAEGL; translated from the coding sequence GTGGTGGACGAGAACGCCGACCGGTCCCACACGGCCGGCCAGCATGGGGTACCGGAACGGGACATCGAACCACTCTGGCCGCCCGACCAGATCGAAGCCGGACCGGGCTTCGACGCTCCCGCCTGGGGTGCCCCGCCGCCGAGCGTGCCCGGACCGCCCGCCGTGCCGCCGGGGACCGGCCAGCACCCGCCGGCCGTGCCGCCGTCCCCCGTCGACTATCCGTCGCTGACGGACGAGCCGCCGGCCAGCGGCTGGGCCGCCGGACACGTGGGTCGCGGCACGGTGCCGCCACCGGCCGACGGGCCAGGCCCGGACGCGCCCGGCCCGTACCCCTACGGCAGCCCGGCCGCTCGACACGGCGGGCAACCCTTCGGGGGCACGGCTGTGCACGGAGGTCCGCCGGTACCGTCGGCGTCGGTCGGCCCGGTGCCGCCCGCCCCCGCCCCCGCCCCCGTCGACCTCGATCTGCCGTTCACCCTCGACCAGCCGACCGCCCTGACTCCGGCCGGAGAGGTCGTCTCCGCGACCGACCCGGCCGCCGCCAGCGGCGGTACGACGGAAGCGGAGCCCGACCGGGACGCCGCCGCCCCGGCCCGGCCCACAGGCCCGACGGCCGGGAACCCGGTGCCGACCGCCGGGAACCCGGCCGACAGCCCTGTTCTGGCGGGCGGGAGCACGGTGCCGGGAGTCGGCAGCGGATCGCCGGACGCCGGGCCGTCCGGCAACGACGACGATCGGATCGGCGACGGGTCCGCGCCTCGCGCGCCGCAGTCGCCGTGGGCGCAGCCGCCGCAGCGTACGGCCCCGGAAACCGCTGCCCCGCGCAGCGCCGACGTCCCGCCAGCCCCGACGTGGGCCGCCCCGGCGACGTACCTTCCCACGGCACCCGACCCGCAGGTCGGCTTGACCACACCCGACCCGCCCCGGTCCGGCCTGTCGGGCGCGCCCCTGCCCCCGTCGCCCGGACCGCCGGGCACGCCCGCCGCCGCAACGTCCGGCACACCCGTCGCGCCGTCGCCCGGCCAGCCCGGCACGCCCGTCGCAGGGTCGCCCGGCCAGCCCGGCACGCCGGCGACACCGCCGCCCGGCCCGGCCTACGGATCCGCGTCCGTGCCGGGGCAGCAGCCCACGCCGGCGCCGCCCGGTCCGTTCCCGCCCCAGCCCGCCTGGGGCCACCCGATGCCGTGGCAGCAGGGGGCGGCGGGTGGTGCGCCGCCGCCGGGGTACCCGCCGAACGAGACGGCCCGGCCACCCGCACCCGCCTACCCGGAGCCGGCCTGGAACCCGGACGCCGGCGCGGCGCCGACGGCCGAGGACTTCGCCCGCCGCCGGCAGGTTCGCCCCGCCGACCCGGTCGCCACGATGGGCGTCCGCGCGATGGTCAACAAGACCGGGCTGGTGAAGCTCGCGCCCGGCCGGCACGAGCAGGAGCTCAAGCGGGACATCGAGACGGTACGCCGCAACTTCGGCGGGCTGCGCCAGGTCACCGTCGTCAACCCGAAGGGCGGGGCCGGCAAGACGGTGGCGATCCTGCTGCTCGCGATGACCTTCGGGCAGAAGCGCGGCGGGTACGTGCTGGCCTGGGACAACAACGAGACCCAGGGCACCCTGGGCATGCGGGCCCAGCAGGACTTCCACTCGCGTACGGTGCGGGATCTGCTGCGCGACCTGGGGCAGTTCCATGGCGCGCACGGACGGGTCGGCGACCTGTCCCAGTACGTACGTTCACAGGGCGAGGGCATGTTCGACGTGCTCGCCTCGGACGAGTCGGCCACCGGCGGCGAGATGTTGACCGCGTCGGCGTTCGGCGAGATCCGCGAGGTGGTCAGCCGCTTCTACAAGCTCATCTTCGTGGACACCGGGAACAACGTCCGGGCGCAGAACTGGCAGGCCGCGATGGACGCCACCGACCAGCTGGTGGTCACCATGTCGGCCCGTAACGACTCCGCCGAGACGGCCGCCCGGATGCTCGACCACCTGGAGCAGAGCGGGCGGCAGCGGCTCGTCCGGCAGGCGGTCACCGTGGTCTCCATGCCACCGTCCCGCAAGGAGATCGACCTGCCCGCGATCCAGGAGCACTTCGCGGCCCGCACCCGGGCGGTGCTGCTCGCGCCCTACGAGCGGCTGATCGACACGGGCGAGCCGATTCGCTACAACCAGCTCTCCGCCGCGACCCGGGACGCCTGGCTGAAGATCGCCGCTTCGGTGGCGGAGGGCCTGTAG